From a single Paenibacillus sp. FSL R5-0345 genomic region:
- a CDS encoding cache domain-containing sensor histidine kinase, whose protein sequence is MLSMLSIHDISEVNVEEVKRENLRERSREIWNSFLYWWGRRSLQSRLIAAYVFIIIGPCLLVSVYFYESINNTYFRDAVEKNEYLLQMEKLHIHNQIEAMERAAQMAYSDSDVKDFLANETEPMLEDLVDFNTNAYVNMTRIQFNNPNIEHLRLYSKSKTMHEIWPILFREERVSSEPWYQKAQQLEGQEYWSFQRSDPDLMQRYLGAPTESLPKVSLLREMSRPAGNHIGMVQVDMMLNRFTPKTYTDVRDNQTQMFLVDGELQLFTRPDQSFLQDNEEMASVITERYKNFRATGEWDSSYSANGKSYLLINTPLERIDAYLLNVVSTEGVLKDISRTRNFIIGANIGFIILLTLIAYVMNAFILKNLRRLTETMKSVRRGEAYSGITIRGGGEVGELAHHFSKLMNTINTLVAQAVSKQALSKEAELRTLHNQIDAHFLYNTLENIKMLAEIENQRTISDALTSLGGMMRYNFKWSGEYVKLRDEVRHIENYIEVMNIRFEYPVKLVLHIEPRYLELEVLKMSLQPIVENSVKHAWNGEKENLEDPNIHIHISETEGDISIELRDNGIGLTPERRVALNEAIYAKDECCDSSCEQKKDVNRRAGGIGLRNVHQRLQIFYGEEYGLVVQSEAGSWTMVRLTLPKVLLTGEKQP, encoded by the coding sequence ATGTTAAGTATGTTAAGTATTCACGATATTAGCGAGGTGAACGTTGAAGAAGTGAAGAGGGAGAATTTGCGTGAGCGCAGCAGAGAAATATGGAATTCCTTCTTGTATTGGTGGGGGCGAAGGTCGCTGCAGAGTCGTTTGATTGCTGCCTATGTTTTTATTATTATAGGTCCGTGCTTGTTGGTGTCCGTCTATTTTTATGAGTCTATCAACAATACCTATTTCCGAGATGCTGTTGAGAAAAATGAATATTTGCTGCAAATGGAAAAATTGCATATCCACAATCAAATTGAAGCGATGGAGCGGGCAGCACAGATGGCGTATTCTGACTCGGATGTTAAAGACTTTCTTGCGAATGAGACTGAGCCGATGCTTGAAGATTTGGTTGATTTTAATACAAATGCTTATGTGAATATGACACGTATTCAATTTAATAATCCGAATATTGAGCATTTACGGCTGTATTCGAAAAGTAAAACGATGCATGAAATTTGGCCGATTTTATTTCGTGAAGAGCGAGTCTCTTCCGAGCCCTGGTACCAGAAAGCACAGCAGTTGGAGGGACAGGAGTACTGGTCTTTTCAAAGGAGTGATCCGGATCTGATGCAGAGATACTTGGGTGCACCGACTGAGAGTTTGCCGAAGGTTTCTTTACTACGTGAGATGAGTCGTCCTGCTGGCAACCATATTGGGATGGTTCAAGTAGATATGATGTTGAACCGCTTTACGCCAAAGACATATACCGATGTACGGGATAACCAGACACAAATGTTCCTTGTAGATGGTGAGCTCCAGCTATTTACTCGTCCGGATCAGTCTTTTCTTCAGGATAACGAGGAGATGGCCAGTGTTATTACTGAACGATACAAGAACTTCAGGGCTACTGGTGAATGGGATAGCAGTTATTCAGCCAACGGTAAATCTTATTTACTTATTAACACACCGCTGGAACGCATTGATGCTTATCTGTTAAATGTGGTCTCAACGGAGGGTGTTTTGAAGGATATCTCCCGTACACGCAACTTTATTATTGGAGCTAACATCGGATTTATTATTTTACTCACGTTGATTGCTTATGTGATGAATGCCTTTATTCTAAAAAATCTGCGCAGATTGACCGAAACGATGAAAAGCGTGCGCAGAGGTGAAGCCTATAGTGGAATTACGATTCGGGGTGGGGGAGAAGTCGGTGAGCTTGCCCATCATTTCTCTAAGCTAATGAATACAATTAATACGTTGGTCGCTCAGGCTGTGAGTAAGCAGGCATTGTCCAAAGAGGCTGAGCTGCGTACGCTGCATAATCAAATAGATGCACATTTTTTGTATAACACACTTGAAAATATTAAAATGCTTGCTGAAATTGAAAATCAACGAACGATATCAGACGCACTAACTTCGCTCGGTGGAATGATGCGTTATAATTTCAAATGGTCTGGGGAGTATGTGAAGCTTCGCGATGAAGTCCGCCATATTGAGAATTACATTGAAGTAATGAATATTCGTTTTGAGTACCCGGTTAAGCTTGTACTTCATATTGAACCTCGATATTTGGAGCTGGAGGTGCTGAAAATGTCACTGCAGCCTATTGTAGAGAACAGTGTTAAGCATGCTTGGAACGGTGAGAAAGAGAATTTAGAGGACCCGAACATTCATATTCATATTTCGGAAACGGAAGGTGATATTTCCATAGAGCTTCGTGATAATGGTATCGGTCTTACCCCAGAACGTCGAGTTGCTTTAAACGAGGCGATATATGCTAAGGATGAATGTTGTGACAGCTCTTGTGAACAGAAGAAGGATGTAAACCGAAGAGCAGGTGGCATAGGGCTACGGAATGTACACCAGCGTCTGCAAATCTTTTATGGCGAAGAATACGGGCTTGTAGTACAGAGCGAGGCAGGAAGTTGGACGATGGTACGTCTGACCTTGCCGAAAGTTCTTTTGACGGGAGAAAAACAACCATGA
- a CDS encoding aminoglycoside N(3)-acetyltransferase, producing the protein MEEIQGDLITVQTLAEDFRRLGVQAGMTILLHSSFKSLGQWVAGGPVAVILALEEVLGESGTLVMPTHSSDLTDPAGWSNPPVPESWWQTIREQMPAYDPDLTPLRGMGIIPDSFRRQKGVKRSDHPIHSFAAWGKHRDEIVYGHTLEYGLGEDSPLARIYDLGGSVLLLGVGNLNNTSLHLAECRALYEGKKEVIGGAPMMVDGHRQWVEFKELDWNSDDFVELAEQFGQETGLITYGHIASATAQLIPQREIVDFAVNWMERNRK; encoded by the coding sequence GTGGAAGAAATTCAAGGGGATTTGATTACAGTTCAGACGCTGGCAGAGGATTTTCGGAGACTGGGTGTTCAGGCGGGGATGACGATTCTACTGCATTCGTCCTTCAAATCGCTAGGCCAATGGGTGGCAGGTGGGCCGGTTGCTGTTATTTTGGCGCTGGAGGAGGTTCTCGGAGAATCAGGCACACTTGTGATGCCGACTCATTCCAGCGATCTGACAGACCCTGCTGGCTGGAGTAACCCGCCGGTACCCGAGTCATGGTGGCAGACTATCCGGGAGCAGATGCCTGCTTATGATCCAGACCTGACTCCGCTGAGAGGGATGGGGATTATTCCAGACTCTTTTCGTAGACAAAAAGGGGTGAAGCGCAGCGATCATCCGATTCATTCATTTGCGGCTTGGGGCAAGCATAGAGATGAGATTGTTTATGGTCACACCCTCGAATACGGTTTGGGGGAAGATTCTCCACTAGCTCGTATTTATGATCTGGGTGGAAGTGTGCTGCTGCTAGGTGTAGGAAATCTAAACAATACTTCATTACATCTTGCTGAATGCCGAGCCTTGTATGAAGGAAAGAAGGAAGTCATTGGCGGGGCACCCATGATGGTGGATGGTCATAGGCAGTGGGTGGAATTCAAGGAGCTAGATTGGAACTCTGACGATTTCGTTGAACTGGCTGAGCAATTCGGACAAGAGACAGGGCTCATTACATATGGTCATATCGCCTCAGCTACAGCTCAACTGATTCCGCAACGTGAAATCGTTGACTTTGCAGTGAACTGGATGGAGCGAAACAGGAAGTAG
- a CDS encoding response regulator, with translation MKKLLIVDDEKNIRVGLKIMIEREFPSAYTIIMASNGAEALEVFKTDGADIIITDIRMPVMDGIMLLEQLSVEVGEKRPAVVILSGYDDFEYAKCAIRYRVKDYLLKPIRRDELFEILKHIHKELEEQEFSVKKIERETEQFRKELRSSRLRGLLQQQEVQLESEQQAELEGLEVPFIVGVLNYYYNDGTRMKSAEVQGLIERLMGPIEKCFLEIITDWDGRLVLIGTSAQSFMELSRQADAREITGLSIGISSEGKSLEVLRSCYKEACRALQYTFLYPQENLLDYEDVSQERRNFPLPKEELRKLLNMLGTEREKEIKYLLSVIFQTEHLKELDLSYLENVGQSINEQVLDEVFRVYGEASVEVLKLYRTVGNMYNYRHFHDYYRALENLLLSVNDYILGVRSAHTEHADMEEALNYIETNYARPLNMAMVSNHVSLNYSYFSEAFKAYTGENFVIYLKKVRIRHAKALLAKGCSKLAEVSEKVGFENSKQFARVFKELEGISPGDYRAKILSEDLS, from the coding sequence ATGAAGAAATTACTGATCGTTGATGATGAGAAAAATATCCGTGTAGGTCTGAAGATCATGATTGAAAGGGAATTTCCGTCCGCATATACGATCATAATGGCGAGCAACGGCGCAGAGGCGCTCGAGGTATTTAAGACAGACGGTGCAGATATTATTATTACGGATATTCGTATGCCGGTGATGGACGGAATTATGCTTTTGGAGCAGTTATCTGTAGAAGTTGGCGAGAAAAGACCAGCAGTGGTAATCCTAAGTGGGTATGATGATTTCGAATATGCTAAATGTGCTATACGTTATCGTGTGAAGGATTATCTACTTAAGCCGATTCGCCGAGATGAGCTGTTCGAAATCTTGAAGCATATCCATAAGGAACTGGAAGAACAGGAGTTCAGTGTCAAGAAAATAGAGCGGGAAACAGAACAGTTTCGTAAAGAGCTACGCTCCAGCCGTTTGCGGGGACTGCTGCAGCAGCAGGAGGTTCAATTGGAGTCCGAGCAGCAAGCGGAGCTAGAGGGGTTGGAGGTTCCTTTTATTGTAGGTGTGCTGAATTACTACTATAATGATGGTACACGGATGAAATCTGCAGAAGTTCAGGGGCTCATCGAACGTTTGATGGGGCCGATTGAGAAGTGTTTTTTGGAAATTATAACGGACTGGGATGGCAGATTAGTCTTGATCGGGACTAGTGCTCAGAGCTTTATGGAGCTGTCCCGTCAAGCTGATGCTAGAGAAATAACCGGTTTATCAATCGGGATCAGCAGTGAGGGAAAAAGTCTCGAAGTACTTCGTTCTTGTTATAAGGAAGCGTGCCGGGCGCTGCAGTATACTTTTTTATATCCGCAAGAAAATCTTTTGGATTATGAGGATGTCAGTCAAGAACGACGTAATTTTCCTTTGCCGAAGGAGGAGCTTCGGAAGCTGCTTAATATGCTTGGAACCGAGCGTGAGAAGGAAATAAAGTACCTGCTGTCCGTTATTTTTCAGACTGAGCATTTGAAGGAACTGGACTTGTCTTATCTTGAGAACGTAGGTCAGAGTATCAATGAGCAGGTGCTGGATGAAGTATTTCGGGTATATGGCGAAGCCTCTGTGGAGGTGCTAAAGCTATATCGTACGGTTGGTAATATGTATAATTATCGTCATTTCCATGATTATTATCGTGCGCTTGAGAATTTGCTCCTGAGTGTGAATGATTACATCTTAGGGGTACGGTCTGCTCATACGGAGCATGCTGATATGGAGGAAGCGCTGAATTATATTGAAACGAACTATGCTCGTCCACTAAATATGGCTATGGTTAGTAACCATGTGTCTTTGAATTATTCTTATTTTAGCGAAGCCTTCAAGGCATATACCGGTGAGAATTTTGTCATTTATTTAAAAAAGGTTCGTATCCGTCATGCAAAAGCACTGCTAGCGAAGGGGTGTAGCAAGCTTGCCGAAGTCTCGGAAAAAGTAGGCTTTGAGAACAGTAAGCAATTTGCCCGTGTATTCAAAGAGTTGGAAGGGATCTCTCCAGGGGATTATAGAGCCAAAATACTGTCTGAAGATTTGTCGTAA